The following are from one region of the Periophthalmus magnuspinnatus isolate fPerMag1 chromosome 5, fPerMag1.2.pri, whole genome shotgun sequence genome:
- the ppil1 gene encoding peptidyl-prolyl cis-trans isomerase-like 1, whose translation MSGIPPDTWQPPTVALETTMGTLTVELYWDHAPYTCKNFAELARRGYYNGTKFHRIIKDFMVQGGDPTGTGRGGASIFGKQFEDELHPELKFTGAGILAMANAGPHTNGSQFFLTLAPTQWLDGKHTIFGRVCQGIGVLNRVGMVETNSQDRPVDDIQILRATVSS comes from the exons ATGTCGGGGATTCCTCCAGATACTTGGCAGCCGCCAACTGTTGCTTTGGAGACGAC GATGGGAACCCTCACAGTGGAGTTGTATTGGGATCATGCCCCATACACCTGCAAGAACTTTGCTGAACTGGCCAGGAGAGGCTACTATAATGGCACCAAATTTCACAGAATAATCAAAGACTTCATGGTGCAAGGCGGAGATCCAACAGGAACAG GTCGAGGAGGTGCCTCTATATTTGGCAAACAGTTTGAAGATGAATTGCATCCTGAGCTCAAATTTACTG GTGCTGGTATCCTGGCCATGGCTAATGCAGGACCACACACAAATGGTAGTCAGTTTTTTCTCACTTTGGCCCCAACTCAGTGGCTCGATGGGAAGCACACAATTTTTGGCAGAGTATGTCAAGGGATTGGAGTCCTGAACCGTGTGGGGATGGTGGAAACCAACAGTCAAGATAGGCCTGTGGATGATATCCAAATACTTAGAGCTACTGTATCCTCTTAA
- the LOC117371613 gene encoding sodium- and chloride-dependent GABA transporter 2-like has product MASNLLPAKQSPEERGKWANKAEFILSVAGAVIGLGNVWRFPYLCYKNGGGAFFIPYLLFLFTCGIPLFVLETALGQYTSQGGIMCWRKICPLFEGIGYASTMIIFYGCISYIVILAWAFLYLFSSFSGELPWAVCNNTWNTNACVVLNDYNNTGNRTSSSSVIEFWQRRVLNISSGIEDMGKIQWELCLCLLLSWTICYFCVWKGVRSTGKATYITATFPFVMLLVLFIRGMTLPGALHGIKYYLYPNPTRLADPQVWMDAGTQIFYSYAICLGILTTLGSYNKYNNNCYRDSFYLCLLNSGTSFVSGFAIFSVLGYMSQKQGIDIASVAESGPGLVFIVYPQAVTLLPFPQVWAVCFFTMIILLGIDGQFVGMESIVTSLTDVFPSQRRKGYRRELLLFLISAFSFFIDLPLVSQGGAYLLQIFDHYVCSGPTLLLMAILQSIVISWIYGAERFSDNIADMIGYKPLFLIKYCWLYATPAICSGTFIFLLLRYSPLQFNNSYVYPEWAYGIGWFLATSSLAMIPLIMVCKIANGKGTLWQRIKKISQPADDLPVTAKEMIRLNSCISKE; this is encoded by the exons ATGGCAAGTAACCTACTCCCTGCCAAGCAGTCCCCAGAGGAGCGAGGCAAGTGGGCCAACAAGGCTGAGTTCATCTTGTCTGTGGCTGGAGCTGTGATCGGACTGGGAAATGTATGGAGGTTTCCCTATCTCTGCTACAAGAATGGAGGAG GTGCGTTCTTTATCCCATACCTCCTATTCCTGTTTACATGTGGTATTCCTCTGTTTGTCCTGGAGACAGCATTGGGTCAGTACACAAGTCAGGGAGGCATCATGTGTTGGAGAAAGATCTGCCCCCTATTTGAAG GTATAGGATATGCAAGCACAATGATCATATTCTACGGATGCATCAGCTACATAGTCATCTTAGCCTGGGCCTTTCTGTACCTTTTCTCATCCTTTTCGGGAGAGCTGCCATGGGCCGTATGCAACAACACCTGGAATACAA ATGCCTGTGTAGTGTTAAATGACTACAATAACACAGGCAACAGAACCTCCTCATCCTCTGTCATAGAGTTTTGGCA AAGGCGTGTGCTCAATATTTCATCTGGGATAGAGGACATGGGGAAGATCCAGTGGgagctctgcctctgtctccttctgtcCTGGACAATCTGCTACTTTTGTGTGTGGAAAGGAGTGCGCTCCACTGGAAAG gcCACCTACATCACAGCCACCTTCCCTTTCGTcatgttgttggtgttgttcaTTAGAGGAATGACACTTCCTGGAGCTCTGCATGGGATCAAGTACTATCTGTACCCGAATCCCACCCGGCTCGCTGATCCACAG GTTTGGATGGATGCTGGGACCCAAATCTTTTATTCCTATGCCATCTGTCTGGGAATACTTACCACACTAGGGAGTTATAACAAGTACAACAACAACTGTTACAG AGATTCCTTTTACCTTTGTCTACTAAATAGTGGAACCAGCTTTGTTTCTGGATTTGCCATCTTCTCTGTCCTGGGGTATATGTCACAGAAGCAGGGAATTGATATTGCATCAGTAGCAGAGTCAG GCCCTGGTcttgtgtttattgtttatcCCCAAGCGGTGACTCTTCTGCCTTTCCCTCAAGTCTGGGCTGTTTGCTTCTTCACGATGATTATCTTATTAGGCATTGACGGACAG tttgtgGGAATGGAAAGTATTGTGACATCTTTAACAGATGTATTCCCATCCCAGAGAAGAAAGGGCTATCGCAGGGAGCTTCTACTGTTTCTGAtttctgctttttctttttttatcgaCTTGCCACTAGTGTCACAG GGAGGAGCATACCTTTTGCAGATCTTTGACCACTATGTGTGCAGTGGGCCAACATTACTTTTGATGGCAATCTTACAATCAATTGTTATTAGCTGGATTTATG GAGCTGAACGTTTCTCAGATAATATTGCAGACATGATAGGATACAAACCCTTATTCCTGATTAAGTACTGCTGGTTGTATGCAACGCCTGCCATATGCagt GGAACATTCATCTTTTTGCTGTTGAGATACAGCCCCCTGCAGTTCAATAACTCTTACGTGTATCCCGAGTGGGCTTATGGCATTGGCTGGTTTCTTGCTACCTCTTCTCTGGCTATGATCCCATTAATTATGGTGTGCAAAATCGCCAATGGAAAGGGGACTCTCTGGCAG CGGATCAAAAAAATCTCACAGCCAGCAGATGACCTTCCAGTGACTGCAAAAGAAATGATACGCCTCAATTCATGCATCTCTAAAGaataa